Proteins encoded together in one Mobula birostris isolate sMobBir1 chromosome 7, sMobBir1.hap1, whole genome shotgun sequence window:
- the LOC140200674 gene encoding macrophage-expressed gene 1 protein-like, with protein sequence MQSLKISLALAHAFLCVLSVRATDNSLREPSGDGLSNCRKQQSLTALEVLPGGGWDNLRNLDRGRVMNISYSQCKTSEDGEYFIPDQVYVVPQKQTSLDIVSDMMNSWMDYKSTTSASVNSDVSYLSILNAKFSASFERIKTHQVRDSSITTRIQVRNLMYHVKSIPNFKLDAGFKQQLIEIANHIENNQTRAADYYAQLLVLNYGTHVLTGVDAGASLVQVDQVKSSFVSDSWSQKSSISASAGVTFFHMVNVGLSSHAESTDQFTRQYVGNRTHSRIESHGGVPFYPGITLQKWQQEITNQLVAIDRSGQPLDFFVTPANLPELPKPTVTKLSQAIKRAIDLYYTVNVHPGCVDIKSTNFNFQANVDDGSCKGVGTNFTFGGVYQECTPVSGPGAQSLCQSLAQKNPLTGAFSCPPGYSAIHLHSGQREEGLSQYECHRHCHSCWVFWSCCKDVCGDVYYVNRAHFESYWCAATPGTTVPQNSGYLFGGLYSSKSSNPVTQGHSCPTAFYPLRLFQHLQVCVSEDYEMGLRYSLPFGGFFSCEAGNPLAEPAQNPDRATAYPKRCPEGYSQHLASISDSCQILYCVKSGSFNNLKLAPINLPPFLHLPLLTTGSTNTVLVMTEYQEPWVKDTATNMWRVVPMLDARNLFDTSHSRGPGVAVGISITITLALIGIVGLTFYARKRWRKCGYQAVEQERLITSISSSEQAESQESSLSNTEA encoded by the coding sequence ATGCAATCCTTAAAGATATCTCTGGCTTTGGCCCATGCGTTTCTTTGCGTTCTCTCAGTGAGGGCAACAGACAACAGCCTTCGAGAGCCAAgtggagatggtttgtcaaacTGTAGGAAACAGCAAAGCTTGACAGCTCTTGAGGTTCTGCCTGGAGGGGGCTGGGACAACCTGCGGAACCTCGACCGAGGTCGAGTAATGAACATCAGCTACTCACAGTGCAAGACCAGTGAGGATGGGGAATACTTTATCCCAGACCAGGTCTACGTGGTACCCCAGAAGCAGACCAGTTTGGATATTGTGTCAGATATGATGAACAGCTGGATGGATTACAAAAGCACCACCAGTGCCTCGGTCAACTCTGATGTGTCCTACCTCTCTATCCTGAATGCAAAATTCTCCGCCAGTTTTGAGAGGATCAAGACTCATCAGGTGCGGGACAGCAGCATAACCACCAGAATCCAGGTGAGGAATTTAATGTACCACGTTAAATCCATACCCAACTTCAAGCTGGATGCGGGCTTCAAGCAGCAGCTGATTGAGATTGCCAACCACATTGAGAACAACCAGACCAGGGCTGCCGATTACTATGCCCAGTTACTTGTTCTTAACTATGGGACCCATGTCCTGACTGGTGTGGACGCCGGCGCTAGCCTGGTGCAGGTGGACCAGGTCAAGTCCAGCTTTGTGTCCGACAGCTGGAGCCAGAAGTCGAGCATCAGTGCTTCGGCAGGAGTCACCTTCTTCCACATGGTGAACGTGGGCCTGAGCAGTCACGCAGAGAGCACCGATCAGTTCACCAGGCAGTACGTGGGCAACAGGACGCACTCGCGGATCGAAAGTCACGGCGGAGTGCCCTTTTACCCTGGGATCACCCTACAGAAGTGGCAGCAGGAAATCACCAACCAGCTGGTGGCCATCGACAGGAGTGGGCAGCCCCTCGACTTCTTTGTCACCCCAGCCAACCTACCCGAGCTGCCGAAACCCACGGTGACCAAGCTCTCCCAGGCTATCAAGAGGGCCATCGATCTCTACTACACCGTTAACGTCCACCCGGGCTGTGTGGATATCAAGTCAACCAACTTCAATTTCCAGGCCAACGTCGACGATGGCTCCTGTAAGGGGGTAGGCACCAATTTCACCTTTGGCGGTGTCTACCAGGAGTGTACCCCTGTGTCAGGACCAGGCGCTCAGTCACTGTGTCAGTCCCTGGCCCAGAAGAACCCGCTGACCGGGGCTTTCAGCTGCCCTCCTGGTTACTCGGCCATTCATCTGCACTCGGGCCAAAGGGAGGAGGGTCTCAGCCAGTACGAGTGTCACCGCCACTGCCACTCCTGTTGGGTTTTTTGGAGCTGCTGCAAGGACGTGTGTGGTGATGTTTATTACGTGAACAGGGCCCACTTTGAGTCGTACTGGTGCGCAGCGACACCTGGCACCACTGTGCCCCAGAACAGCGGCTACCTCTTTGGCGGCCTCTACAGCTCCAAGTCTAGCAACCCAGTGACCCAGGGCCACTCGTGCCCCACGGCCTTCTACCCCCTGCGgctcttccagcacctgcaggtctGTGTGAGTGAGGACTATGAGATGGGCCTCCGCTACTCGCTGCCCTTTGGTGGCTTCTTCAGCTGTGAGGCAGGCAACCCGCTGGCTGAGCCGGCTCAGAACCCGGACAGGGCCACTGCTTATCCCAAGCGCTGTCCAGAAGGTTACAGCCAGCACCTGGCTAGTATCAGTGACAGCTGCCAGATCCTGTACTGTGTGAAGTCCGGCTCCTTTAATAATCTCAAACTGGCCCCCATCAACCTACCCCCGTTCTTGCACCTTCCTCTGCTCACCACTGGCTCCACCAATACGGTGCTGGTCATGACCGAGTACCAGGAGCCTTGGGTGAAGGACACAGCCACCAATATGTGGAGAGTGGTCCCCATGTTGGATGCCCGCAACTTGTTTGACACCAGTCACTCCAGAGGACCCGGGGTGGCGGTGGGCATCTCCATTACCATCACTCTGGCCTTGATTGGCATAGTCGGCCTCACCTTCTATGCCAGGAAGCGCTGGAGGAAATGTGGGTACCAGGCTGTGGAACAGGAACGCCTGATAACTTCCATATCCAGCTCTGAGCAAGCAGAGAGCCAGGAGTCCTCTCTTTCTAACACTGAGGCCTGA